Proteins from one Microbacterium faecale genomic window:
- a CDS encoding RDD family protein, whose amino-acid sequence MSQVAGPRPLVADDEVLTGEAVALDLQPVGLGLRVLGGLIDAVLAWALYLVITIWGVGSLVAAGVLTQATSRIFAIVLLVICFAALPITVETLARGRSLGKLAAGGRIVRTDGGAIGFRHAFIRGLVGVLEVYMTFGGLALIVGVFTPRAQRLGDLVAGTYSERARKPSLPEPAGGIPEPLAGWAEVADVARLPARLDAQVTRFSAGAHAMNPAARARVAADLAAAVAPFVTPVPDVHPELFLVGVAAVRRERERAILRAESSRTKRLSGIDPFTGAPAA is encoded by the coding sequence ATGTCTCAGGTCGCCGGCCCCCGCCCTCTCGTCGCGGACGACGAGGTTCTCACGGGTGAGGCGGTCGCGCTCGACTTGCAGCCCGTCGGCCTCGGTCTGCGCGTGCTCGGCGGCCTCATCGACGCCGTGCTGGCCTGGGCGCTCTACCTCGTGATCACGATCTGGGGCGTCGGCTCGCTCGTCGCTGCGGGGGTCCTCACGCAGGCCACCTCGCGGATCTTCGCGATCGTGCTGCTCGTGATCTGCTTCGCGGCCCTACCGATCACGGTCGAGACGCTCGCGCGCGGCCGCAGCCTCGGCAAGCTCGCCGCGGGCGGGCGGATCGTGCGCACGGACGGCGGGGCGATTGGGTTCCGCCACGCGTTCATCCGTGGGCTCGTCGGCGTGCTCGAGGTGTATATGACCTTCGGCGGCCTGGCGTTGATCGTGGGCGTGTTCACGCCGCGTGCGCAGCGGCTCGGCGACCTCGTCGCGGGAACCTACAGCGAACGCGCCCGGAAGCCGTCACTGCCGGAGCCGGCCGGGGGGATCCCCGAGCCGCTCGCGGGTTGGGCAGAGGTTGCGGACGTCGCTCGCCTCCCCGCCCGCCTCGACGCGCAGGTGACGCGTTTTTCCGCCGGCGCGCACGCGATGAACCCCGCGGCGCGGGCGCGGGTCGCGGCCGATCTCGCGGCGGCCGTGGCGCCGTTCGTCACGCCGGTCCCCGACGTGCATCCCGAGCTCTTCCTCGTCGGCGTCGCGGCCGTGCGTCGCGAGCGCGAGC
- a CDS encoding helix-turn-helix domain-containing protein produces MQDSTEDVVRLRVRGLRRARGWTLDDLAGRSFLSASTLSRIETGHQRIALEQLVAIASALGTSLDQLVEPPGDDDVVIRPEPETMHGATVWILSRERDRRGVTIAKMRLVNTDAPEPRVHPGYEWFTVLDGVVRLRLGTRTILVRPGQAAEFSTMTPHAISAHDSPAEILTIFDHDGESAHLPGRTRARDGQ; encoded by the coding sequence ATGCAAGATTCTACGGAAGACGTTGTTCGACTGCGCGTCCGCGGGCTGCGACGCGCGCGCGGTTGGACGCTGGACGACCTCGCCGGTCGTAGCTTTCTCTCGGCGTCGACGCTGAGCCGAATCGAGACGGGTCATCAGCGCATCGCCCTGGAACAGCTTGTCGCGATCGCGTCGGCGCTCGGCACCTCCCTCGACCAGCTCGTCGAGCCGCCCGGCGACGACGACGTCGTCATCCGCCCCGAGCCCGAAACGATGCATGGCGCGACCGTCTGGATCCTCTCCCGCGAGCGCGACCGCCGCGGCGTGACGATCGCAAAGATGCGCCTCGTGAATACGGACGCCCCCGAGCCGCGCGTGCACCCCGGCTACGAATGGTTCACGGTCCTCGACGGCGTCGTGCGGCTGCGGCTCGGCACGCGCACGATCCTGGTGCGGCCCGGGCAGGCCGCCGAGTTCTCCACCATGACTCCGCACGCGATCTCGGCCCACGACAGCCCCGCCGAGATCCTGACGATCTTCGACCACGACGGCGAGAGCGCGCACCTCCCCGGGCGCACGCGAGCACGCGACGGCCAGTAA
- a CDS encoding NAD(P)/FAD-dependent oxidoreductase, translating into MTHENSGQTTVDVAVIGGGASGLAAAVALARSRRDVVVIDAGEPRNATADGAHNVLGNEGIPPQELLSRGRKEAESYGARILAGRATDASGNLDDFTIEVDDGAHRIRARRVVLATGLVDELPDVPGIAEAWGNTVLHCPFCHGWEVRDARIAILARDQNAVHQAMLFRQLSDRVTFIRHEEGGLDDDGRRRLAALGVPVVAARVERIEVDGTRVRALRLAGGERQEVDAVVVAPRFHTRTELYEALGGQAEATAFGQQLPVDERGMTRIPGVWAAGNSSQPMAMVTGAMASGLMAGAAVHGDLAAADLERRLLATPTA; encoded by the coding sequence ATGACACACGAGAACTCGGGCCAGACCACCGTCGACGTCGCCGTGATCGGAGGTGGCGCGAGCGGGCTCGCCGCGGCGGTCGCTCTGGCGCGATCGCGACGGGACGTCGTGGTGATCGACGCCGGAGAACCGCGCAACGCGACCGCGGACGGCGCGCACAACGTCCTCGGAAACGAGGGGATCCCGCCTCAGGAGCTGCTTTCCCGGGGCCGCAAGGAAGCCGAGTCCTACGGCGCGCGGATCCTCGCGGGGCGGGCGACCGATGCCTCGGGAAACCTCGACGACTTCACGATCGAGGTCGACGACGGTGCACATCGGATCCGCGCCCGCCGCGTCGTGCTCGCCACCGGGCTCGTCGATGAGCTTCCCGATGTGCCGGGCATCGCGGAGGCGTGGGGGAACACCGTCCTGCACTGCCCGTTCTGCCACGGTTGGGAGGTGCGGGACGCGCGCATCGCGATCCTCGCGCGCGACCAGAACGCGGTCCATCAGGCGATGCTGTTCCGACAGCTGAGCGACCGCGTGACGTTCATCCGTCACGAGGAGGGCGGGCTCGACGATGATGGCCGGCGGCGCCTCGCAGCGCTCGGGGTTCCGGTGGTGGCGGCGCGCGTCGAGAGGATCGAGGTCGACGGCACCCGCGTGCGCGCGTTGCGCCTCGCCGGAGGGGAACGGCAGGAGGTCGACGCGGTGGTGGTCGCGCCGCGTTTCCACACCAGGACGGAGCTGTACGAGGCGTTGGGCGGCCAGGCGGAAGCGACGGCGTTCGGCCAGCAGCTCCCCGTCGATGAGCGGGGCATGACGAGAATTCCCGGTGTCTGGGCGGCGGGGAACTCCTCCCAGCCGATGGCGATGGTCACCGGCGCCATGGCGAGCGGCCTCATGGCGGGCGCCGCCGTCCACGGCGACCTCGCGGCGGCTGATCTCGAGCGGCGACTCCTCGCGACGCCGACGGCATAG
- a CDS encoding stage II sporulation protein M, protein MNIDALIDERRGEWDRLDELARRRRLTGAETDEFVHLYRAASADLADIKTSIGRSAAGDYLSNILARARLMLTGAPDNVMRQVPRFFARQLPAALYRIRWDSLIVAMSFIGIVALVGWWAQQDPAYMAAMGDEAQLKKYAEEDFVAYYSEHSEGVFTGMVWTNNAWIAAQAIMFGITGVYPVFVLMQNAVGLGTSAAVMNWYGRGDDFLLFILPHGLLEMTCIFVAGAAGMRIFWAWVAPGTRTRATALAAEGRALATVVVGLVIALGLSGLVEGFITRQEWPHAIKIGIGAIALGVFLAYMLIVGRRAVRAGETGDLTEYEAGTSRLVAG, encoded by the coding sequence ATGAACATCGACGCCTTGATCGACGAGCGCCGCGGCGAGTGGGACAGGCTCGACGAGCTCGCGCGCCGCCGCCGGCTGACCGGTGCCGAGACTGACGAGTTCGTGCACCTGTACCGCGCGGCGTCCGCGGACCTCGCCGATATCAAGACCTCGATCGGGCGTTCTGCCGCGGGCGACTATCTCTCGAACATCCTCGCGCGTGCGCGCCTGATGCTGACCGGCGCACCCGACAACGTGATGCGGCAGGTGCCCCGGTTCTTCGCGCGACAGCTGCCCGCCGCGCTGTACCGGATCCGGTGGGATTCCCTCATCGTCGCGATGTCCTTCATCGGCATCGTCGCACTGGTCGGCTGGTGGGCGCAGCAGGATCCCGCGTACATGGCTGCGATGGGCGACGAGGCCCAGCTGAAGAAGTACGCCGAGGAGGACTTCGTCGCGTACTACAGCGAGCACTCCGAGGGCGTGTTCACCGGCATGGTCTGGACGAACAACGCCTGGATCGCCGCGCAGGCGATCATGTTCGGGATCACGGGGGTCTACCCGGTCTTCGTCCTGATGCAGAACGCCGTCGGGCTCGGCACCTCGGCGGCCGTCATGAACTGGTACGGGCGCGGCGACGATTTCCTGCTGTTCATCCTCCCCCACGGCCTGCTCGAGATGACGTGCATCTTCGTCGCGGGAGCGGCCGGCATGCGCATCTTCTGGGCATGGGTCGCGCCAGGCACCCGCACGCGCGCCACCGCGCTCGCGGCGGAGGGCCGCGCCCTCGCCACCGTCGTGGTCGGCCTCGTGATCGCTCTCGGGCTGTCGGGCCTCGTCGAAGGCTTCATCACGCGCCAGGAGTGGCCGCACGCCATCAAGATCGGTATCGGTGCGATCGCGCTCGGCGTCTTCCTCGCCTACATGCTGATCGTCGGTCGCCGCGCCGTGAGGGCGGGCGAGACGGGGGATCTCACAGAGTACGAGGCCGGCACCTCGCGCCTCGTCGCCGGCTGA
- a CDS encoding Fur family transcriptional regulator, which yields MTSIDPSPRAAARAEVVDAPTMLRAAGLRVTTQRSAVLDVLRQSAHVAVDELHERVHEQIPGIALQTVHGIVNDITAAGIAQRVSLPGASSSLYELARGDNHHHVQCVVCGRVEDVDCVVGEAPCLAPNHNHDMRILEASVTFRGICADCE from the coding sequence ATGACCTCGATCGACCCCTCCCCGCGCGCCGCGGCGCGCGCTGAGGTCGTCGACGCACCGACCATGCTCCGCGCGGCCGGCCTGCGCGTGACGACGCAGAGATCCGCCGTGCTCGACGTGCTGCGACAGAGCGCGCATGTCGCGGTCGACGAACTGCACGAGCGCGTTCACGAGCAGATCCCCGGCATCGCCCTGCAGACCGTGCACGGCATCGTCAACGACATCACCGCGGCGGGCATCGCGCAGCGCGTGAGTCTGCCAGGGGCATCGAGTTCGCTCTACGAGCTCGCCCGCGGCGATAACCACCACCACGTGCAGTGCGTCGTCTGCGGACGGGTCGAGGACGTGGACTGCGTCGTCGGCGAGGCACCGTGTCTGGCTCCGAACCACAACCACGACATGCGGATCCTCGAAGCGAGCGTCACCTTCCGCGGAATCTGCGCCGACTGCGAGTAG
- a CDS encoding DUF58 domain-containing protein — protein MFLTGRFPLLVALGAVPIVALSAAGFDAWLVLVGWVLLVALVCTFDVLAAPAPDALRFSRAVPQRVRLGDDAVTRLQVINDSDRTVRARIRDGWQPTAGADGSRPRLTIPPRESRTVRIDLQPRRRGELRSEFIAVRTLGPLGFAGRSRALETSTAIRVLPPFRARRHLASRVQRLRELDGATSLQVRGQGTEFDSLREYVRGDDVRSIDWRATARASTTMLRTWRPERDRHVVIIIDTGRTAAARVGDETRLDATFEAALLLAALATRAGDHVHVVAYDRLVRARVTGVDGARLLPAMVDALAPVEAQMIDTDWDGALAEARRLARRPSLVVILTAQEALSSSRDFLARLTRIPDAATTVLVGTVTDAGLAEAARAGGSITDYYRAAAAEATRHDAELVASAISRAGAEAIADTPEDLPPRIADRYLALKKAGRL, from the coding sequence GTGTTCCTGACCGGTCGCTTCCCGCTGCTCGTCGCTCTCGGCGCCGTGCCGATCGTCGCGCTGAGCGCCGCCGGCTTCGACGCGTGGCTCGTGCTCGTCGGGTGGGTCCTCCTCGTCGCGCTCGTCTGCACGTTCGACGTCTTGGCGGCGCCCGCCCCTGACGCGCTGCGGTTCTCCCGCGCCGTGCCGCAGCGCGTCCGGCTCGGCGACGACGCCGTCACGCGGCTGCAGGTCATCAACGACAGCGATCGCACGGTGCGCGCGCGGATCCGTGACGGATGGCAGCCCACCGCGGGCGCCGACGGCAGCCGGCCGCGCCTGACCATTCCGCCACGCGAGTCGCGCACGGTGCGCATCGACCTCCAGCCACGCCGCCGCGGGGAGCTGCGCAGCGAGTTCATCGCCGTGCGCACGCTCGGACCGCTCGGCTTCGCCGGCCGCTCCCGCGCACTCGAGACGTCCACCGCGATCCGCGTACTGCCGCCTTTCCGGGCCCGGCGGCACCTCGCCAGCCGCGTCCAGCGCCTCCGCGAGCTCGACGGCGCGACGTCGCTGCAGGTGCGTGGTCAGGGCACGGAGTTCGATTCGCTGCGCGAGTACGTACGTGGGGACGATGTGCGGTCGATCGACTGGCGTGCCACGGCGCGAGCGTCGACGACGATGCTGCGCACGTGGCGACCGGAGCGGGACCGTCACGTCGTCATCATCATCGACACCGGTCGCACCGCGGCGGCGCGGGTGGGCGACGAGACGCGACTCGACGCGACATTCGAAGCGGCACTTCTGCTCGCCGCGCTCGCGACCCGGGCAGGAGACCACGTCCACGTCGTCGCGTACGACCGTCTCGTCCGTGCACGGGTCACGGGCGTCGACGGGGCGCGCCTGCTCCCCGCGATGGTCGATGCCCTCGCCCCCGTCGAAGCTCAGATGATCGACACCGACTGGGACGGAGCGCTCGCGGAGGCGCGGCGCCTCGCCCGGAGACCGAGTCTCGTGGTGATCCTCACCGCGCAGGAGGCGCTCTCGTCCTCGCGCGACTTCCTGGCGCGACTGACGAGGATCCCGGATGCCGCGACGACCGTGCTCGTCGGCACCGTGACCGACGCAGGACTCGCGGAGGCGGCGCGCGCCGGCGGATCCATCACGGACTACTACCGCGCGGCCGCCGCCGAGGCGACGCGTCACGACGCGGAGCTCGTGGCGTCAGCGATCTCGCGCGCGGGAGCCGAGGCGATCGCCGACACCCCGGAGGATCTCCCCCCGCGGATCGCCGACCGCTACCTCGCGCTCAAGAAGGCGGGCCGGCTGTGA
- a CDS encoding AAA family ATPase: MTDSTPHPPVPPQDPRPPQSAQRLPDEAERLRQAMQRVRTEVAKAVVGQDGAVTGLLIALLAGGHVLLEGVPGVAKTLLVRTFSRALGLDTKRVQFTPDLMPGDVSGSLVYDAKTGEFEFREGPVFTNVLLADEINRTPPKTQSALLEAMEERQVSSDGVTRPVPEPFLVAATQNPIEQEGTYTLPEAQLDRFLLKLQIRVPDRESEIGVLQRHAAGFTPRDLDAVSRAVTRDEILAAQQAAASVTATDEVLAYIVDLARATREAASVEVGASPRAATALLAASKAWAWLGGYPAITPDHVQAMITPVWRHRVQLRADAEIEGVTVDAVLTSVQRQTPVPR, encoded by the coding sequence ATGACCGATTCGACGCCGCACCCGCCGGTGCCGCCGCAGGATCCCCGACCGCCGCAGAGCGCACAGCGCCTACCGGACGAGGCCGAGCGCCTCCGTCAGGCGATGCAGCGCGTCCGCACCGAGGTCGCAAAGGCCGTGGTTGGCCAGGACGGCGCGGTCACGGGTCTGCTCATCGCCCTCCTCGCGGGCGGCCACGTGCTGCTCGAAGGTGTGCCCGGTGTCGCCAAGACGTTGCTCGTGCGCACCTTCTCGCGCGCGCTCGGTCTCGACACGAAGCGCGTGCAGTTCACGCCGGACCTCATGCCGGGCGACGTGTCCGGATCCCTCGTCTACGACGCGAAGACGGGCGAGTTCGAGTTCCGCGAGGGTCCCGTGTTCACGAATGTGCTGCTCGCGGACGAGATCAACCGCACGCCCCCGAAGACGCAGTCGGCGCTGCTGGAGGCGATGGAGGAACGTCAGGTGTCGAGCGACGGCGTCACGCGGCCCGTGCCCGAGCCGTTCCTCGTCGCCGCGACCCAGAACCCCATCGAGCAGGAGGGCACCTACACGCTGCCCGAGGCGCAGCTGGACCGCTTCCTGCTCAAGCTGCAGATCCGCGTTCCCGACCGTGAATCCGAGATCGGCGTCCTCCAACGACACGCCGCCGGTTTCACGCCGCGCGATCTCGACGCGGTCTCGCGCGCGGTTACGCGCGACGAGATCCTCGCGGCTCAGCAGGCGGCCGCGAGCGTCACCGCGACCGACGAGGTGCTCGCCTACATCGTCGATCTCGCCCGCGCGACGCGCGAGGCGGCGTCGGTCGAGGTCGGTGCGAGCCCCCGTGCCGCGACGGCGCTGCTCGCCGCGTCCAAGGCGTGGGCCTGGCTCGGCGGATACCCGGCCATCACGCCGGACCACGTGCAGGCGATGATCACCCCCGTGTGGCGGCACCGCGTGCAGCTGCGGGCCGATGCCGAGATCGAGGGCGTCACGGTCGATGCCGTCCTGACCTCCGTGCAGCGCCAGACCCCCGTGCCCCGCTAG
- a CDS encoding DUF4350 domain-containing protein: MSLVHTADRADQAPRASRAKRAWSWVGIIALIVVVGGAFAVFDREWEAPEPLAADSPRYDGALAVTTLLRERGVDVVEVDRLAAARDELTGDATLVVTDPAVLDADDLRDLATDASDLVVLGGDAVALEAVIEGTGFAAYGGSDPVSPACDLPVAVNAGAIIPGTAYDLGSDATGCYPVDDGYALLTADIDPDSTVTVLDGAAVLVNEHLASEGHAALALGLLGGHDRLIWYMPSYDDASADGIPALGDFVPTWVTPVLVLATLVGIAAAVWRGRRFGPLVAETLPVTVRASETLDGRARLYRAADDPAHALAALRRGAAARLARRLGLSSDGSAEELAHAIAAALGRDPRAVLQTWTAQPHNEAEFAELAEHLRDLEHALERIDPWEGRAR, encoded by the coding sequence ATGAGCCTCGTGCACACCGCAGACCGGGCGGATCAGGCGCCGCGAGCGTCGCGCGCAAAACGCGCCTGGTCGTGGGTCGGAATCATCGCCCTCATCGTCGTCGTCGGCGGCGCCTTCGCCGTCTTCGATCGCGAATGGGAGGCGCCAGAACCCCTCGCCGCCGACAGTCCCCGCTACGACGGGGCGCTCGCCGTCACGACGCTGCTCAGGGAGCGTGGCGTCGACGTCGTCGAGGTCGACCGTCTCGCCGCCGCGCGCGACGAGCTGACCGGTGACGCCACGCTCGTCGTCACCGACCCCGCCGTCCTCGACGCCGACGATCTGCGCGACCTCGCCACGGACGCATCCGACCTCGTCGTGCTCGGCGGCGACGCCGTCGCGCTGGAGGCGGTGATCGAGGGAACCGGGTTCGCCGCGTACGGCGGATCCGACCCCGTTTCCCCCGCCTGCGACCTGCCTGTCGCGGTGAACGCCGGCGCGATCATTCCCGGCACCGCATACGACCTCGGATCGGACGCCACCGGGTGCTACCCCGTCGACGACGGCTACGCTCTGCTCACCGCCGATATCGACCCGGACTCGACCGTCACCGTGCTCGACGGCGCGGCCGTGCTCGTCAACGAGCACCTCGCGAGCGAGGGTCACGCCGCGCTCGCCCTCGGCCTCCTGGGCGGCCACGACCGCCTGATCTGGTACATGCCGTCATACGACGACGCATCCGCCGACGGGATCCCCGCGCTCGGCGACTTCGTGCCGACGTGGGTGACGCCCGTCCTCGTGCTCGCGACGCTGGTGGGCATCGCCGCCGCGGTCTGGCGCGGACGACGGTTCGGTCCGCTGGTCGCCGAGACGCTCCCGGTCACAGTCCGCGCGAGCGAAACGCTCGACGGACGCGCGCGTCTCTACCGCGCCGCCGACGACCCCGCGCACGCCCTCGCGGCGCTGCGGCGCGGCGCCGCAGCGCGCCTCGCCCGGCGCCTCGGGCTGTCCTCCGACGGATCCGCCGAAGAGCTCGCGCACGCCATCGCCGCCGCGCTCGGTCGCGATCCGCGCGCCGTGCTGCAGACCTGGACGGCGCAGCCCCACAACGAGGCCGAGTTCGCCGAGCTCGCCGAACACCTCCGTGACCTCGAGCACGCGCTCGAGAGAATCGACCCCTGGGAAGGACGCGCACGATGA
- a CDS encoding DUF4129 domain-containing protein has translation MMLRLAADLPDRDEAREWAERELEKAVYRESEPTLFDRVARAIGDFLASLFNPQIGGATWSPIWTIVIVAILVALIVVAFIIWGAPRGDHRTHRAPSSTVFDDDERSASELRAAADAMMRDGRWDDTVVLRFRAIARSADERGVLMAPPGMTAQAFAGAAASPFPDHREELRAAAGTFDDVRYLRRPASEEAAERIASLDRAIAGTRPARTPEAAFS, from the coding sequence ATGATGCTCCGTCTCGCCGCAGATCTGCCCGATCGTGACGAGGCACGCGAGTGGGCCGAACGCGAGCTCGAAAAGGCGGTCTATCGCGAGTCGGAGCCGACGCTGTTCGATCGCGTCGCGCGGGCGATCGGTGATTTCCTCGCCTCCCTGTTCAACCCACAGATCGGGGGCGCCACGTGGAGTCCTATCTGGACCATCGTGATCGTCGCGATCCTGGTCGCCCTGATCGTGGTCGCCTTCATCATCTGGGGCGCTCCGCGCGGCGATCACCGCACCCATCGTGCCCCGTCGTCGACCGTGTTCGACGACGATGAGCGCTCCGCATCCGAGCTGCGCGCTGCTGCAGACGCGATGATGAGGGACGGTCGCTGGGACGACACCGTCGTCCTGCGCTTCCGCGCGATCGCCCGCTCGGCCGACGAGCGCGGCGTCCTCATGGCGCCTCCGGGCATGACGGCGCAGGCCTTCGCCGGCGCCGCGGCCTCGCCGTTCCCCGATCACCGCGAGGAGCTCCGCGCCGCCGCCGGGACGTTCGACGACGTGCGCTACCTGCGGCGCCCCGCGTCCGAGGAAGCCGCCGAGCGCATCGCGTCGCTTGACCGAGCGATCGCGGGCACGCGCCCGGCGAGGACCCCGGAGGCCGCGTTCTCATGA
- the mtrA gene encoding MtrAB system response regulator MtrA, whose translation MTGRILVVDDDTALAEMIGIVLKSDGYDATFCSDGMQAFDMWRESKPDLVLLDLMLPGKDGIEICREIRAESGVPIIMLTARSDTTDVVAGLEAGADDYVVKPFNPKELVARIRTRLRPVLPDDGRSLRIGDLTIDVSAHEVQRGDELLSLTPLEFELLVALASKPNQVFTREQLLEQVWGYQYKADTRLVNVHVQRLRSKVERDPDNPKVVMTVRGVGYRAGATT comes from the coding sequence ATGACTGGTCGCATTCTCGTCGTCGACGACGACACTGCGCTCGCCGAGATGATCGGCATCGTGTTGAAGAGCGACGGCTACGACGCCACGTTCTGCTCCGACGGCATGCAGGCGTTCGACATGTGGCGCGAGTCGAAACCCGATCTGGTGCTGCTCGACCTGATGCTGCCCGGTAAGGACGGGATCGAGATCTGCCGCGAGATTCGCGCGGAGTCTGGCGTTCCGATCATCATGCTGACGGCGCGTTCCGACACGACCGATGTCGTCGCCGGGCTCGAGGCCGGCGCCGACGACTACGTCGTCAAGCCCTTCAATCCGAAGGAGCTCGTCGCACGGATCCGCACCCGACTGCGTCCCGTGCTTCCGGATGACGGACGATCGCTGCGCATCGGCGACCTCACGATCGACGTCTCTGCGCATGAGGTCCAGCGCGGCGACGAACTGCTGTCGCTCACGCCTCTCGAGTTCGAGTTGCTCGTCGCGCTGGCCTCGAAACCGAACCAGGTCTTCACACGCGAACAGCTGCTCGAGCAGGTGTGGGGTTACCAGTACAAGGCCGACACGCGACTCGTGAACGTTCACGTGCAGCGCCTGCGCTCGAAGGTGGAGCGCGACCCGGACAATCCCAAGGTCGTCATGACGGTGCGCGGCGTCGGCTACCGCGCCGGCGCCACCACGTAG
- the mtrB gene encoding MtrAB system histidine kinase MtrB produces MSDALTGTLGGRLLALIRRPAAAWRNSLLFRTVLISAGATTVAIVVATVWAALAIQADLYDARIERSQVDTARAIDFTQHFVNEEPPATDLAAIQALRGRMLDNLATASSTDLIVGFPIAEKSGPDMPSGFTRPNDVFDESLLSDGFREQVRLLPEQQWYQPLGLPLGDGTEVPAVVVGQQLTLPEVGVYEVYFAYPLSDVAQTLAYVQGVLLVTGVALVVIVGVVVWLVMRSVAAPVVDVSRASARFADGDLSARLAESGSDELATLAKSFNQMADSIEHQIRELAELSLVQQRFVSDVSHELRTPLTTIQLASEVIHASRDEFDPATARSAELLHDQVARFGQLLTDLLEISRYDAGSVELTREDASLSEIVEQVAESMRQVAWQNDTELRFRGADGDDVVEMDPRRVRRILRNLVGNAIEHGEHEPVELTVAQDDTSVAVSVRDHGLGMKPEHVERVFDRFWRADPSRQRTLGGTGLGLSIALGDARLHGGTIDVWSQLGQGTQFVVTLPRNADMGLLSSPIPTEPRDALPRGDGRRAAAGDTETIVVRNSPDQEDA; encoded by the coding sequence ATGTCCGACGCCTTGACGGGGACGCTCGGCGGCCGGCTATTGGCGTTGATCCGCCGCCCGGCCGCGGCATGGCGCAACTCGCTGCTGTTCCGCACCGTTCTCATCTCCGCGGGCGCGACGACCGTCGCGATCGTCGTGGCAACGGTGTGGGCCGCGCTCGCGATCCAAGCGGATCTCTACGACGCGCGGATCGAGCGCTCCCAGGTCGATACGGCGCGCGCGATCGATTTCACCCAGCATTTCGTGAACGAGGAGCCACCCGCGACCGACCTCGCGGCGATTCAGGCGCTACGCGGCAGGATGCTCGACAACCTCGCGACCGCATCGTCGACCGACCTCATCGTCGGGTTCCCGATCGCCGAGAAGTCGGGGCCCGACATGCCGTCCGGCTTCACACGGCCGAACGACGTGTTCGATGAGTCGCTGCTCTCGGACGGCTTCCGCGAACAGGTGCGGCTGCTGCCCGAGCAGCAGTGGTATCAGCCGCTCGGCCTGCCGCTGGGCGACGGCACTGAGGTGCCCGCCGTGGTCGTCGGCCAGCAGCTCACGCTGCCCGAGGTGGGAGTGTACGAGGTGTACTTCGCCTACCCGCTCAGCGACGTCGCGCAGACGCTCGCCTACGTGCAGGGCGTCCTCCTCGTCACGGGCGTCGCGCTCGTCGTCATCGTCGGCGTCGTCGTGTGGCTCGTGATGCGTTCGGTCGCCGCGCCCGTCGTGGACGTCTCGCGGGCGAGCGCGCGCTTCGCCGACGGCGACCTCTCCGCGCGGCTCGCGGAGTCCGGATCCGATGAGCTCGCGACGCTCGCGAAGTCGTTCAACCAGATGGCGGACAGCATCGAGCATCAGATTCGCGAGCTCGCCGAGCTCTCCCTCGTGCAACAGCGCTTCGTGTCCGATGTCTCGCACGAACTGCGCACGCCGCTGACGACGATCCAGCTGGCGAGCGAGGTCATCCACGCCTCCCGCGACGAGTTCGATCCGGCGACAGCGCGGTCGGCCGAGCTGCTGCATGATCAGGTCGCGCGGTTCGGACAGCTGCTGACCGACCTCCTCGAGATCAGCCGCTACGACGCGGGATCCGTCGAACTCACACGCGAGGACGCGAGCCTGAGCGAGATCGTCGAGCAGGTGGCCGAGTCGATGCGCCAGGTGGCGTGGCAGAACGATACGGAGCTGCGATTCCGCGGAGCCGACGGCGACGACGTCGTCGAGATGGACCCGCGTCGCGTCCGACGGATCCTTCGGAACCTCGTCGGCAACGCGATCGAGCATGGCGAGCACGAGCCCGTCGAGCTCACCGTGGCGCAGGACGACACATCCGTCGCCGTCTCTGTGCGCGACCACGGGCTGGGCATGAAGCCGGAGCACGTCGAGCGTGTCTTCGACCGCTTCTGGCGTGCGGATCCTTCCCGGCAGCGGACGCTCGGCGGTACGGGGCTGGGCCTGTCGATTGCGTTGGGCGACGCGCGTCTGCACGGCGGAACAATCGACGTGTGGTCTCAGCTCGGTCAGGGCACGCAGTTCGTCGTGACGCTTCCGCGGAACGCGGACATGGGGCTCCTCTCGTCGCCGATCCCGACCGAGCCGCGCGACGCGCTTCCGCGTGGCGACGGCCGGCGCGCGGCAGCCGGCGACACTGAGACGATCGTGGTGCGGAACTCACCGGACCAGGAGGACGCATGA